The following are from one region of the Paenalkalicoccus suaedae genome:
- a CDS encoding Ger(x)C family spore germination protein, whose amino-acid sequence MRLHEKIREGMIFLFVAFWLSGCSPITENNLIEEISPITFLSISKADEGKLKVSTIFPPLSKEDKIVISHEVDLLKEGIQKYNFNFYQEVKSGQMRMLVISEELGQEGIMSIVNTLLTDPDISPRIYLVIMRGNFEEFLESQLDNAENFDYSFYRMLKHYEDRNQGELTVVNLHQFKNLLYTPYSDPFLPIYSIQGDGVNYEGTALFQNDKLVETISSIDDRIFQLINNNHYLAVLPIREFEIVLGHVRSKIDVNIDSSNSTIFFTVSIDSKIEEYRGEKQLFDPQELENLKADIETYLEQQTYEFLKKMQELKVDPLQLGIQTKRPFSKPMEEEEWIDMFEKMYMNVKYNVNIDPLTDANSRRPNF is encoded by the coding sequence ATGCGCCTACATGAAAAGATACGTGAAGGAATGATATTCCTCTTTGTAGCTTTTTGGTTATCGGGCTGTTCCCCTATTACAGAAAATAACCTTATTGAAGAGATTTCACCCATTACCTTTTTATCAATTAGTAAGGCAGATGAAGGGAAATTAAAAGTTAGTACCATTTTTCCACCACTCAGTAAAGAAGATAAAATAGTTATATCGCATGAAGTCGACTTATTAAAAGAAGGAATACAGAAGTACAACTTTAACTTTTATCAGGAAGTTAAGTCCGGGCAAATGCGGATGCTCGTAATTAGCGAAGAGCTTGGACAAGAAGGGATTATGTCAATTGTAAATACATTATTGACTGATCCGGATATTTCTCCGAGAATCTATTTAGTTATTATGAGAGGAAATTTCGAAGAATTTTTAGAAAGTCAATTGGACAATGCTGAAAACTTTGATTACTCCTTTTACAGAATGCTGAAGCATTATGAGGACAGAAATCAAGGTGAATTAACTGTCGTCAATCTTCATCAATTCAAAAACTTACTCTATACCCCTTATTCAGATCCATTCTTACCCATATATAGCATACAAGGAGACGGGGTTAACTATGAAGGGACAGCCTTGTTTCAAAATGATAAGCTAGTTGAAACCATTTCATCTATAGATGATCGCATCTTTCAGCTGATAAACAATAATCACTACTTAGCAGTTTTGCCGATACGAGAATTTGAAATTGTATTGGGTCATGTGAGATCTAAAATAGATGTTAATATTGATAGCAGTAATTCGACAATTTTTTTTACAGTAAGTATAGACAGTAAGATTGAGGAATATCGGGGAGAAAAACAATTATTTGATCCACAGGAATTAGAAAATTTAAAAGCGGATATTGAAACTTATCTTGAACAACAAACATATGAATTCCTTAAAAAGATGCAAGAATTAAAAGTAGATCCGCTTCAACTGGGCATACAAACAAAAAGACCTTTCTCAAAACCAATGGAAGAAGAAGAATGGATCGACATGTTTGAGAAGATGTACATGAACGTAAAATACAATGTTAATATTGATCCTTTGACTGATGCAAACTCAAGAAGGCCAAACTTTTAG
- the groL gene encoding chaperonin GroEL (60 kDa chaperone family; promotes refolding of misfolded polypeptides especially under stressful conditions; forms two stacked rings of heptamers to form a barrel-shaped 14mer; ends can be capped by GroES; misfolded proteins enter the barrel where they are refolded when GroES binds) has product MAKEIKFSEDARRAMMRGVDRLADTVKVTLGPKGRNVVLEKKFGSPLITNDGVTIAKDIELEDAFENMGAQLVSEVASKTNDIAGDGTTTATVLAQAMIKEGLKNVTSGANPMVIRRGIEKATEAALQELRNISKPIEGKESIAQVASISAADNEVGQLIAEAMERVGNDGVITVEESKGFATELEVVEGMQFDRGYASPYMVTDSDKMEAVLDDPYILITDKKIGNIQEVLPVLEQVVQQSRPILIIAEDVEGEALATLVVNKLRGTFNAVAVKAPGFGDRRKSMLEDVATLTGGEVITEDLGLDLKSAGIAQLGRASKVVVSKDNTTIVDGAGDAAEIAGRVNQIKAQIEETTSDFDREKLQERLAKLAGGVAVVKVGAATETEMKERKLRIEDALNSTRAAVEEGIVAGGGTALVNVLNAIKAVNVEGDEQTGVNIVLRALEEPVRQIAENAGLEGSIIVERLKGEKVGIGFNAATGEYVDMVAEGIVDPTKVTRSALQNAASVSAMFLTTEAVVADIPEEAGAGGGMPDMGGMGGMGGMM; this is encoded by the coding sequence CACTTGGACCGAAGGGTCGTAACGTAGTTCTTGAGAAGAAGTTTGGATCTCCACTTATCACAAATGATGGAGTAACAATCGCAAAGGACATCGAGCTTGAGGATGCTTTTGAGAACATGGGAGCACAGCTTGTATCAGAAGTTGCGAGCAAAACAAACGACATCGCTGGTGACGGTACGACAACAGCGACTGTTTTAGCGCAAGCAATGATCAAGGAAGGTCTTAAAAACGTAACATCTGGTGCGAATCCAATGGTGATTCGTCGTGGAATTGAGAAAGCTACAGAGGCAGCGCTTCAAGAGCTACGTAACATCTCGAAGCCAATCGAAGGCAAAGAGTCTATCGCACAGGTTGCATCGATTTCTGCCGCTGACAACGAAGTTGGCCAGCTAATCGCAGAAGCGATGGAGCGCGTTGGTAACGACGGTGTTATCACAGTAGAAGAGTCTAAAGGATTCGCTACAGAGCTAGAAGTAGTAGAAGGTATGCAGTTTGACCGTGGCTACGCTTCTCCATATATGGTGACGGACTCTGATAAGATGGAAGCTGTTTTAGATGATCCTTACATCCTTATCACGGATAAGAAAATCGGTAACATCCAAGAAGTACTTCCTGTCCTTGAGCAGGTTGTACAACAAAGCCGTCCAATCTTAATCATTGCAGAAGACGTAGAAGGCGAAGCGCTTGCAACATTAGTTGTGAACAAGCTACGCGGAACGTTCAATGCAGTGGCAGTTAAAGCACCTGGCTTCGGTGATCGCCGTAAGTCTATGCTTGAGGACGTTGCTACATTAACTGGTGGTGAAGTGATCACAGAAGACCTAGGTCTTGACCTGAAGTCTGCTGGAATCGCTCAGCTTGGTCGCGCATCGAAGGTTGTTGTTTCTAAAGACAACACGACGATCGTAGACGGTGCTGGAGACGCTGCTGAGATCGCTGGTCGCGTTAACCAGATCAAAGCACAAATCGAAGAGACTACATCTGACTTCGACCGTGAAAAGCTACAAGAGCGCCTAGCGAAGCTTGCTGGCGGTGTTGCAGTCGTGAAGGTTGGAGCAGCTACAGAAACAGAAATGAAAGAACGCAAGCTACGCATTGAAGATGCTTTAAACTCTACACGCGCAGCGGTAGAAGAAGGTATCGTAGCTGGTGGTGGTACGGCACTTGTAAACGTACTAAACGCAATCAAAGCTGTTAACGTAGAAGGCGACGAGCAAACTGGTGTAAACATCGTGCTACGCGCACTAGAAGAGCCAGTACGTCAAATCGCGGAAAACGCTGGACTTGAAGGCTCAATCATCGTTGAGCGCCTCAAGGGCGAAAAAGTCGGAATCGGCTTCAACGCAGCAACTGGCGAGTACGTGGACATGGTTGCAGAAGGTATCGTAGACCCAACAAAAGTAACGCGCTCTGCGCTTCAAAACGCAGCAAGCGTATCTGCTATGTTCCTAACAACAGAAGCAGTCGTTGCAGATATCCCAGAAGAAGCTGGTGCAGGCGGCGGAATGCCTGACATGGGCGGAATGGGTGGAATGGGCGGCATGATGTAA